In a genomic window of Brassica napus cultivar Da-Ae unplaced genomic scaffold, Da-Ae ScsIHWf_885;HRSCAF=1255, whole genome shotgun sequence:
- the LOC106371133 gene encoding serine/threonine-protein kinase PBL36 isoform X2 codes for MATEKDSVKVVGVEKPEKGKTLSANKRDGDESESGFWFRIKLIFSCITSRSKVDSSLNATTTVVAPKHVVEKREDHTPPSKDASRPESGSSTPLISGELKYSSKLRIFMFNDLKLATRNFRPESLLGEGGFGCVFKGWIEENGTAPVKPGTGLTVAVKTLNPDGLQGHKEWLAEINFLGNLVHPSLVKLVGYCMEEDQRLLVYEFMPRGSLENHLFRRTLPLPWSVRMKIALGAAKGLAFLHEEAEKPVIYRDFKTSNILLDAEYNSKLSDFGLAKDAPDEKKSHVSTRVMGTYGYAAPEYVMTGHLTTKSDVYSFGVVLLEILTGRRAVDKSRPNGEQNLVEWVKPHLLDKKKFYRLLDPRLEGHFSIKGAQKATQVAAQCLNRDSKARPKMSEVVEALKPLPSLKDFASSSTSFQTMQPVAKNGVRTQGGGFVARNGQPLRSLSSLNLPQASPYRNARQSPKPKGKEQ; via the exons ATGGCTACGGAGAAAGACTCTGTTAAGGTTGTGGGTGTGGAGAAACCTGAAAAGGGGAAGACTTTGAGTGCAAATAAGAGAGATGGAGATGAGAGTGAAAGTGGGTTCTGGTTCAGAATCAAGCTCATATTCAGCTGCATCACTTCTAGATCAAAAGTTGATAGTTCCTTGAATGCCACCACCACAGTTGTTG CACCTAAGCATGTTGTTGAGAAGCGTGAAGATCATACACCTCCGTCTAAAGATGCTAGCCGTCCGGAGAGTGGTTCGTCGACACCTCTAATCAGTGGGGAGTTGAAGTATTCTTCTAAGCTAAGGATATTCATGTTTAATGACCTCAAGTTAGCCACTAGGAACTTCAGACCAGAGTCTCTTCTTGGCGAAGGTGGGTTTGGATGTGTTTTCAAAGGATGGATTGAGGAAAACGGAACGGCGCCGGTTAAGCCTGGTACTGGTTTAACTGTAGCAGTCAAAACACTGAACCCAGATGGTCTTCAAGGTCACAAGGAGTGGCTG GCTGAGATTAACTTTCTTGGGAACCTTGTTCACCCAAGCTTGGTTAAACTGGTGGGTTATTGCATGGAAGAAGACCAAAGGCTGCTTGTTTATGAGTTTATGCCTCGAGGGAGTCTTGAGAATCATCTTTTCAGAA GGACTTTACCTCTCCCTTGGTCTGTGAGAATGAAAATTGCGCTTGGTGCAGCTAAAGGTCTTGCCTTTCTTCATGAGGAAGCTGAGAAGCCTGTCATTTACCGCGATTTCAAAACATCTAACATCTTACTAGACGCG GAATATAACTCAAAGCTCTCTGACTTTGGGCTAGCTAAAGATGCACCAGACGAGAAAAAATCACATGTATCAACCAGAGTCATGGGAACATATGGTTATGCAGCTCCTGAATATGTAATGACTG GACATTTGACAACGAAGAGTGACGTATACAGCTTCGGAGTAGTTCTACTTGAGATACTAACTGGACGAAGAGCTGTGGATAAAAGCCGTCCCAACGGTGAACAAAACCTGGTGGAATGGGTGAAACCTCATCTTTTAGACAAAAAGAAGTTTTACAGACTGTTGGATCCTCGCTTAGAGGGTCACTTCTCGATCAAGGGAGCTCAGAAAGCCACCCAAGTAGCGGCACAGTGCCTTAACCGAGACTCTAAAGCTAGACCAAAGATGAGTGAAGTTGTCGAAGCGTTAAAGCCGTTACCGAGTCTTAAAGACTTCGCTAGCTCTTCTACATCTTTCCAGACAATGCAGCCTGTTGCTAAGAACGGTGTTAGGACACAAGGAGGTGGGTTTGTGGCGAGAAACGGACAGCCTCTGAGGAGTTTGTCGAGTTTAAACTTGCCTCAGGCTTCGCCTTATCGGAATGCGAGGCAATCACCAAAGCCTAAAGGAAAAGAGCAATGA
- the LOC106371133 gene encoding serine/threonine-protein kinase PBL36 isoform X1, translated as MATEKDSVKVVGVEKPEKGKTLSANKRDGDESESGFWFRIKLIFSCITSRSKVDSSLNATTTVVAAPKHVVEKREDHTPPSKDASRPESGSSTPLISGELKYSSKLRIFMFNDLKLATRNFRPESLLGEGGFGCVFKGWIEENGTAPVKPGTGLTVAVKTLNPDGLQGHKEWLAEINFLGNLVHPSLVKLVGYCMEEDQRLLVYEFMPRGSLENHLFRRTLPLPWSVRMKIALGAAKGLAFLHEEAEKPVIYRDFKTSNILLDAEYNSKLSDFGLAKDAPDEKKSHVSTRVMGTYGYAAPEYVMTGHLTTKSDVYSFGVVLLEILTGRRAVDKSRPNGEQNLVEWVKPHLLDKKKFYRLLDPRLEGHFSIKGAQKATQVAAQCLNRDSKARPKMSEVVEALKPLPSLKDFASSSTSFQTMQPVAKNGVRTQGGGFVARNGQPLRSLSSLNLPQASPYRNARQSPKPKGKEQ; from the exons ATGGCTACGGAGAAAGACTCTGTTAAGGTTGTGGGTGTGGAGAAACCTGAAAAGGGGAAGACTTTGAGTGCAAATAAGAGAGATGGAGATGAGAGTGAAAGTGGGTTCTGGTTCAGAATCAAGCTCATATTCAGCTGCATCACTTCTAGATCAAAAGTTGATAGTTCCTTGAATGCCACCACCACAGTTGTTG CAGCACCTAAGCATGTTGTTGAGAAGCGTGAAGATCATACACCTCCGTCTAAAGATGCTAGCCGTCCGGAGAGTGGTTCGTCGACACCTCTAATCAGTGGGGAGTTGAAGTATTCTTCTAAGCTAAGGATATTCATGTTTAATGACCTCAAGTTAGCCACTAGGAACTTCAGACCAGAGTCTCTTCTTGGCGAAGGTGGGTTTGGATGTGTTTTCAAAGGATGGATTGAGGAAAACGGAACGGCGCCGGTTAAGCCTGGTACTGGTTTAACTGTAGCAGTCAAAACACTGAACCCAGATGGTCTTCAAGGTCACAAGGAGTGGCTG GCTGAGATTAACTTTCTTGGGAACCTTGTTCACCCAAGCTTGGTTAAACTGGTGGGTTATTGCATGGAAGAAGACCAAAGGCTGCTTGTTTATGAGTTTATGCCTCGAGGGAGTCTTGAGAATCATCTTTTCAGAA GGACTTTACCTCTCCCTTGGTCTGTGAGAATGAAAATTGCGCTTGGTGCAGCTAAAGGTCTTGCCTTTCTTCATGAGGAAGCTGAGAAGCCTGTCATTTACCGCGATTTCAAAACATCTAACATCTTACTAGACGCG GAATATAACTCAAAGCTCTCTGACTTTGGGCTAGCTAAAGATGCACCAGACGAGAAAAAATCACATGTATCAACCAGAGTCATGGGAACATATGGTTATGCAGCTCCTGAATATGTAATGACTG GACATTTGACAACGAAGAGTGACGTATACAGCTTCGGAGTAGTTCTACTTGAGATACTAACTGGACGAAGAGCTGTGGATAAAAGCCGTCCCAACGGTGAACAAAACCTGGTGGAATGGGTGAAACCTCATCTTTTAGACAAAAAGAAGTTTTACAGACTGTTGGATCCTCGCTTAGAGGGTCACTTCTCGATCAAGGGAGCTCAGAAAGCCACCCAAGTAGCGGCACAGTGCCTTAACCGAGACTCTAAAGCTAGACCAAAGATGAGTGAAGTTGTCGAAGCGTTAAAGCCGTTACCGAGTCTTAAAGACTTCGCTAGCTCTTCTACATCTTTCCAGACAATGCAGCCTGTTGCTAAGAACGGTGTTAGGACACAAGGAGGTGGGTTTGTGGCGAGAAACGGACAGCCTCTGAGGAGTTTGTCGAGTTTAAACTTGCCTCAGGCTTCGCCTTATCGGAATGCGAGGCAATCACCAAAGCCTAAAGGAAAAGAGCAATGA
- the LOC106371132 gene encoding V-type proton ATPase subunit d1-like encodes MYGFEALTFNIHGGYLEAIVRGHRAGLLTTADYNNLCQCENLDDIKMHLSATKYGPYLQNEPSPLHTTTIVEKCTLKLVDDYKHMLCQATEPMSTFLEYIRYGHMIDNVVLIVTGTLHERDVQELIEKCHPLGMFDSIATLAVAQNMRELYRLVLVDTPLAPYFSECLTSEDLDDMNIEIMRNTLYKAYLEDFYKFCQKLGGATSEIMSDLLAFEADRRAVNITINSIGTELTREDRKKLYSNFGLLYPYGHEELAICEDIDQVRGVMEKYPPYQAIFSKMSYGESQMLDKAFYEEEVRRLCLAFEQQFHYGVFFAYMRLREQEIRNLMWISECVAQNQKSRIHDSVVYMF; translated from the exons ATGTACGGATTCGAGGCGCTGACGTTCAACATCCATGGCGGATACTTGGAGGCGATCGTGAGGGGCCACCGTGCCGGCCTTCTCACCACCGCCGATTACAACAATCTCTGCCAGTGCGAAAACCTTGACGACATCAAGATGCACCTCTCCGCTACCAAGTACGGCCCTTACCTCCAAAACG AACCGTCACCTCTGCATACCACAACAATTGTGGAGAAGTGCACTCTCAAGCTTGTGGATGATTATAAGCATATGCTTTGTCAAGCAACCGAGCCTATGTCAACCTTCTTAGAGTACATCAG GTACGGCCACATGATTGACAACGTCGTGCTGATTGTTACTGGAACCCTCCACGAGAGAGATGTTCAAGAGTTGATTGAGAAGTGTCACCCTTTAGGCATGTTTGACAG CATTGCCACGCTGGCAGTTGCTCAGAACATGAGGGAGCTCTATAGGTTGGTGCTTGTGGATACTCCTCTCGCTCCTTATTTCTCTGAATGCTTAACCTCAGAG GATTTGGATGACATGAACATAGAGATTATGAGGAACACCCTCTACAAAGCATACCTTGAGGACTTTTACAAGTTCTGTCAG AAACTTGGTGGGGCAACATCAGAGATTATGTCTGACCTTCTAGCCTTCGAAGCTGACAGAAGAGCTGTGAACATCACCATCAATAG CATTGGCACTGAGCTTACAAGAGAAGACAGGAAGAAACTCTACTCTAACTTTGGTCTTCT CTATCCATATGGCCACGAGGAGCTTGCTATCTGCGAAGACATAGATCAG GTTCGTGGTGTTATGGAGAAATACCCTCCTTACCAAGCGATATTCTCCAAGATGTCTTATGGAGAGAGCCAAATGCTCGACAAGGCGTTTTATGAAGAAGAAGTCAGAAGGCTTTGCTTAGCCTTTGAGCAGCAG ttcCATTACGGGGTGTTCTTTGCGTATATGAGGTTGAGGGAGCAGGAGATCAGGAACCTGATGTGGATATCGGAATGTGTTGCACAGAACCAGAAGTCAAGGATCCACGACAGTGTTGTCTACATGTTCTGA